A genomic region of Raphanus sativus cultivar WK10039 chromosome 6, ASM80110v3, whole genome shotgun sequence contains the following coding sequences:
- the LOC108806386 gene encoding mitogen-activated protein kinase 12, whose product MSGESSSGSTDHCIKVVPTHGGRYIQYNVYGQLFEVSRKYVPPIRPIGRGACGIVCAAVNSVNGERVAIKKIGNAFDNIIDAKRALREIKLLRHMDHENVIAIKDIVRPPQRDIFNDVYIVYELMDTDLQRILRSKKTLSHDQCRFFVYQLLRGLKYVHSANILHRDLRPSNVLLNSKNQLKIGDFGLARTTSDTDFMTEYVVTRWYRAPELLLNCSEYTAAIDIWSVGCILGEIMTGQPLFPGKDYVHQLRLITELVGSPDISSLGFLRSDNARRYVRQLPRYPKQDFAARFPKMPPTATDLLERMLVFDPNRRISVDEALSHAYLSPHHDVTKEPVCPTPFSFDFEHPSCTEENIKELIYKESVKFNPDH is encoded by the exons ATGTCTGGAGAATCAAGCTCTGGCTCTACAGATCATTGCATCAAAGTTGTGCCGACGCACGGAGGCCGGTATATCCAGTACAACGTTTATGGAcagctctttgaagtttcaagaaAGTATGTCCCTCCTATCCGTCCTATTGGTAGAGGCGCTTGCGGTATTGTCTG TGCTGCGGTGAACTCAGTGAATGGAGAGAGAGTGGCTATTAAGAAGATCGGTAATGCTTTTGATAACATTATTGATGCTAAGAGAGCTCTACGTGAAATCAAGCTTCTCAGGCATATGGATCATGAGAAC GTCATAGCCATCAAAGATATTGTAAGACCTCCACAACGAGACATCTTCAACGATGTGTACATTGTCTATGAGTTAATGGACACTGATCTTCAGAGAATCCTCCGTTCTAAGAAAACCTTAAGCCATGACCAGTGCCGC TTCTTTGTGTACCAGCTCTTAAGAGGGCTAAAATACGTGCACTCAGCCAACATATTACATCGTGATCTAAGGCCAAGCAACGTGTTGCTTAACTCCAAAAACCAGCTAAAGATTGGTGATTTTGGGCTTGCGAGAACAACTTCAGACACTGATTTTATGACTGAATATGTTGTTACTCGTTGGTACAGAGCTCCTGAGTTGCTTCTTAACTGCTCAGAGTACACCGCTGCTATCGATATATGGTCTGTCGGTTGCATACTCGGCGAAATCATGACGGGACAACCTTTGTTCCCTGGCAAAGATTATGTTCACCAGCTTAGGCTCATTACTGAG CTTGTAGGCTCTCCAGACATCTCCAGTCTAGGTTTCCTTCGCAGTGACAACGCAAGAAGATACGTGAGGCAACTTCCACGATACCCGAAACAAGATTTTGCTGCTAGGTTCCCGAAAATGCCTCCTACCGCTACTGATTTGCTGGAGAGAATGCTCGTCTTCGATCCAAACCGGCGTATTTCAG TCGATGAAGCTCTTAGCCATGCTTACCTATCACCGCACCACGACGTGACCAAAGAACCTGTCTGTCCGACTCCTTTCAGCTTCGACTTCGAGCATCCTTCATGCACGGAAGAAAATATAAAGGAGCTTATCTACAAGGAGTCTGTCAAATTCAACCCTGACCACTAA
- the LOC108806387 gene encoding uncharacterized protein LOC108806387 — protein sequence MVSSLSFHSISTVNGGRSTFRRNNRRRFVATGVSCRGQNPPSNESSQTTSKGEGVPPENVLLKIAWYGSELLGIAASAFRSPPSPPPNNTRAVPDYEIPVDCSGRAVRVAVVDFIKQDFKRSYFVTGDLTPAVYEEKCEFADPAGSFKGLARFKRNCTNFGSLIEKSNMKLMKWENFEEKGVGHWKFSCVMSFPWKPILSATGYTEYYFDAESGKICRHVEHWNVPKIALFKQLLRPSRGLMGTQN from the exons ATGGTATCTTCTCTATCCTTTCATTCAATCTCCACCGTCAACGGTGGCCGTTCCACCTTCCGGCGTAATAACCGCCGTCGATTCGTAGCAACTGGAGTGAGCTGCAGAGGACAGAATCCTCCTAGTAACGAGTCGTCTCAGACAACAAGTAAAGGAGAAGGCGTCCCCCCGGAGAATGTTCTACTCAAAATCGCTTGGTACGGATCAGAGCTACTCGGAATCGCTGCTTCCGCTTTCAGATCTCCGCCCTCTCCTCCTCCTAATAATACAAGGGCTGTCCCTGACTACGAGATTCCGGTCGATTGTTCGGGACGAGCCGTTCGTGTTGCTGTCGTGGACTTTATTAAACAAGACTTCAAGCGGTCGTATTTCGTGACAG GGGACTTGACGCCGGCGGTTTACGAGGAGAAGTGTGAGTTCGCTGATCCTGCTGGTTCCTTCAAGGGTCTTGCTCGTTTCAAAAGGAATTGTACTAACTTCGGATCTCTCATTGAGAAATCCAATATGAAGCTCATGAAATGGGAGAACTTCGAG GAGAAAGGAGTTGGGCATTGGAAATTTAGCTGTGTCATGTCGTTTCCATGGAAACCCATTCTCTCAG CTACTGGATACACTGAGTATTACTTCGACGCAGAGTCCGGGAAAATATGCAG ACATGTGGAGCATTGGAATGTGCCTAAGATTGCTCTGTTCAAGCAACTACTGAGACCTAGCCGTGGACTTATGGGGACACAAAACtag